The DNA window GAGGCGATCGCGCACTCGTGCTCGTGCCGGTCCTTGGCGGAGGCGAGCAGCGCGGCCCCGCGGGCGAGGTCGTCGGCGGGGCCGGTGCCGCGCGCGGTCGTGCCGGCCAGCACCAGCGACTCGATCTCCTGGCCGGTGCGCCGGATGAGCAGCTCGGGCGTGGCGCCGACCAGCCCGGCGACGGAGAAGGTGTAGCACTCGGGGTAGCGGCGGGCCAGCCGCGACAGCAGCAGCCGCACGTCGATGGCCCGCTCGGCGGTGGCGACCAGGTCGCGGGCGAGCACGACCTTCTCCAGCTCGCCGTCGCGGATGCGGGCGGCGGCGCGGGCCACCACGTGCTCCCACTCGGGCGCGGTGAGGCTGCCGTCGCCGTAGCTGATGCGGCCGGGGTCGAGGACCGGCGTGACGGTCCCGAGCGGCGCGTCGCCGATCGTGGTCAGCCAGGCGCGGCCGTCGCGGCGGGCCAGCACGGCCTGCGGCACGACGAGCACCGAGCCGGGCGCGTCCTCGTCGAAGGTGAAGCTGCCGAACGCGACCGGGCCGGTGCCCGGCCCTCCGTTGTCGGCGCCGGGGAACCCGGCCCCGCCGAGCACGCCGGCCAGCCACTCGCGGGCCCAGGCGAAGCGGCCCGAGCCCGGGGGCACGGCGACGCGGGCCGCCTCACCCCATCCGACGATCCCCTCACCGTTCCTGATCCAGGCGTACGGCGACGACCTGGGCAGGGAGGCCAGCAGGTCGCCGGGATCGCCGACGGGTGTGGTGCGAACCGGCAGCGGGCGGGTTGTTCCGAGCGCGACACTCACTCAAGACATGCTATGCGTCACCTGAACATGTTCGACTCGGACCCCCACGAATGCCACGTTAAGGCAAGCGAATCGGGAAAAAGCGGATGGCGTGCGGGCTGCGGCCGGCCCGTCCGGGCTTCGGCCTGTCAAGCCGTCATATGAAGTCGGTCCTGAAACGGCAGAGCCGCCCGGACCCGATGGCCGGGGCCGGGCCGGCTCTCTACCGTGGGGCCATGATCGGTCGCCTGACCCATGTCCTCGCCGCAGCCAGTGTCCTCACCGGTTCGGTCACGGCGCCGGCCGCCGCGGCCACCG is part of the Nonomuraea coxensis DSM 45129 genome and encodes:
- a CDS encoding isochorismate synthase, with protein sequence MSVALGTTRPLPVRTTPVGDPGDLLASLPRSSPYAWIRNGEGIVGWGEAARVAVPPGSGRFAWAREWLAGVLGGAGFPGADNGGPGTGPVAFGSFTFDEDAPGSVLVVPQAVLARRDGRAWLTTIGDAPLGTVTPVLDPGRISYGDGSLTAPEWEHVVARAAARIRDGELEKVVLARDLVATAERAIDVRLLLSRLARRYPECYTFSVAGLVGATPELLIRRTGQEIESLVLAGTTARGTGPADDLARGAALLASAKDRHEHECAIASVRTALGPLCSSLETPDEPELLVLPNVQHLASHVTGRLADGASVLDVVAAMHPTAAVGGTPTDLASKLIRELEGMDRAGYAGPVGWIDANGDGEWGIALRSGLVRGRRARLFAGCGIMGDSDPAAELAEAQAKFRVMQYALEG